In a genomic window of Anoxybacter fermentans:
- a CDS encoding methyl-accepting chemotaxis protein: protein MLKFLKNSLRAKITVPTVLVLVILFLILGVVLYKHDVRQLYKEMEEAARAGVRKVNELSKEAKLSEEAVYQLNNDNAIALARMIAILIQRNPEFLNSEALKKLQKDLGVIDEIHIVDENGILVSGTHPEFFGFDFHSSEQSKVFLEGIYDPNFELAQEPQPRGADGVLFQYIGVGRLDKPGIVQVGIRPEVLAKVYERNKLENIIKRTSLGLFEPWVVDKEGNIKYHKNENFIGANLKDMGLFNKIVGKDEGLFVHTTFDGVRQMVAFKRSGDEYFVVSGDLDAALRPARELLEFFGIISLICLAITIVIMYIVIMVFVGKPIDILAKGTTKIAMGDLTNEIDINSNDEIGILAKNFNNMALNLRKIIDKIINTSTQVSSSSQELATITAESLETAQQIANTIEGLAIMASSQAEDTQRGADSIQKMADSLKVIMNNTKETLESITKVERFSNEGVNVVKEQLAKMNENKTSVIKVGEIIQSLARQTENIVKIVSTIQAISNQTNLLALNAAIEAARAGEYGRGFSVVADEVRSLAEETGRATTQVEEIINHIKENIEAAVSEMGNAERAVKAQEIAVDNTNKFFNEIHEMLKEITIRVNEIVEENEKISQTVDLMVKMIENISASVEETAASTEETSAATEEQTAALEQISQSTDKLARLAKDLQEMVAKFKI, encoded by the coding sequence GTGCTTAAGTTCTTAAAAAATTCATTAAGAGCCAAGATTACAGTTCCTACAGTTTTAGTGTTAGTAATTTTATTTTTAATATTGGGGGTAGTACTTTATAAACATGATGTTAGGCAGTTGTATAAAGAGATGGAAGAAGCAGCAAGAGCTGGTGTACGCAAGGTGAACGAGTTAAGTAAAGAAGCAAAACTTAGTGAAGAAGCTGTTTATCAGTTGAATAATGATAATGCTATAGCCCTGGCTAGAATGATTGCTATATTGATTCAAAGAAATCCGGAATTTTTGAATTCGGAGGCTTTGAAAAAATTGCAAAAAGATCTTGGTGTTATTGATGAAATACACATTGTAGATGAAAATGGTATTTTAGTTAGTGGAACTCATCCTGAGTTTTTTGGGTTTGATTTTCATTCTTCTGAACAGTCAAAAGTTTTTTTAGAGGGAATCTATGATCCAAATTTTGAACTGGCTCAAGAACCTCAGCCCCGGGGTGCAGATGGAGTACTTTTTCAATATATAGGCGTAGGCCGATTGGATAAACCGGGTATTGTTCAAGTAGGAATTAGACCGGAAGTTTTGGCTAAAGTTTATGAAAGAAATAAACTGGAAAATATTATTAAAAGAACCTCGCTTGGTTTATTTGAACCGTGGGTTGTTGATAAAGAGGGGAATATTAAATATCATAAAAATGAAAATTTTATAGGGGCAAATCTTAAAGACATGGGACTTTTTAATAAAATAGTTGGTAAAGATGAAGGATTGTTTGTGCATACTACTTTTGATGGGGTTCGACAGATGGTTGCATTTAAAAGATCTGGAGATGAATATTTTGTAGTGAGCGGTGATTTGGATGCTGCTCTTCGTCCAGCCAGAGAACTTCTAGAATTTTTTGGAATTATAAGTTTAATCTGTTTAGCTATTACTATAGTTATAATGTACATAGTAATTATGGTTTTTGTTGGTAAACCAATAGATATACTGGCTAAAGGGACTACGAAAATTGCTATGGGAGATTTGACGAACGAAATAGATATAAATTCTAACGATGAGATTGGAATACTGGCCAAAAACTTTAATAATATGGCTCTAAATTTGCGGAAAATAATAGATAAAATTATTAATACTTCCACTCAAGTTTCTTCCAGTAGTCAGGAACTGGCAACTATTACAGCAGAAAGTTTGGAAACAGCTCAACAGATTGCTAATACTATTGAAGGTCTGGCTATCATGGCTTCCTCTCAAGCAGAAGATACCCAACGCGGGGCTGATTCGATACAAAAAATGGCTGATTCTCTTAAAGTAATAATGAATAATACCAAAGAAACTTTAGAATCAATCACAAAAGTAGAAAGATTTAGTAACGAGGGAGTGAATGTGGTTAAAGAGCAGCTTGCAAAAATGAATGAAAATAAAACTTCAGTAATAAAAGTAGGGGAAATTATTCAATCACTAGCAAGACAAACAGAAAATATTGTCAAAATAGTGAGTACTATTCAGGCCATCTCGAACCAAACTAATTTATTGGCATTAAATGCAGCTATAGAAGCAGCCAGAGCAGGTGAATATGGTCGCGGATTTTCTGTTGTTGCTGATGAAGTCAGGAGCCTGGCTGAAGAGACAGGTAGAGCTACGACTCAAGTTGAAGAGATTATTAATCATATAAAAGAAAATATTGAAGCTGCTGTATCAGAAATGGGTAATGCTGAAAGAGCGGTAAAAGCTCAGGAAATTGCAGTTGATAATACAAATAAATTTTTCAATGAAATTCATGAGATGCTTAAAGAAATAACCATCAGGGTGAATGAGATTGTTGAAGAGAACGAAAAGATTTCCCAAACTGTAGATCTAATGGTAAAGATGATTGAAAATATTAGTGCCAGTGTTGAAGAAACAGCGGCAAGTACAGAGGAGACCTCTGCGGCTACAGAAGAACAGACAGCAGCCTTAGAACAAATTTCTCAATCGACTGATAAATTAGCACGTTTGGCAAAAGATTTACAGGAAATGGTGGCCAAATTTAAAATTTAA
- the rpmE gene encoding 50S ribosomal protein L31 has translation MKKGIHPELKKTKVVCACGAEYELTTVKEGLRVEVCSNCHPFYTGQATKRAARGGRIERFNKKYGFDA, from the coding sequence ATGAAAAAAGGAATTCATCCTGAATTGAAAAAAACTAAGGTTGTTTGCGCATGTGGAGCAGAGTATGAGCTTACTACTGTAAAAGAGGGACTCAGAGTTGAGGTTTGCTCAAATTGCCATCCTTTCTATACCGGCCAGGCTACTAAACGTGCTGCTCGAGGCGGTCGAATTGAAAGATTTAATAAAAAATACGGTTTTGATGCATAA